TTATTGTGGCCTGATTTTATGTTTGCATTTGTCCGTCTTCAGTGAAACTATATGCCGTGACCTGTGAGTTCATCATGGGAGAGAAGCAGTTCTACTACAGGGCCCAGAATTTTTACAGAGATGTACCAGCATCAGAGGAGGGTATGATGGGAGGTTTTGTGGAGATCTCAGAAGTGGACCTGGAGGGCTCCAGACAGTTCCTTAAGAATTTTGTGGTATGACATTATGGCAATACcttgagtgtatatatatatatatatatatatatatatatatatatatatatatatatatatatatatatatatatatatatatatatatatatatatatatatatacacacacagcaagtgTGTCTCCATGTAAGTACAGTACATATGTACATTTGATAtaaaaagtttgcacacccctatAAAAATGGCAGGATTTTGTGacataaaaatgaaactaaggTTTAGGAATTAAAACTTATATTAACCTGGCTGCGTAAGTgcacacacccttttataatggggcatgtgactgtgctcagaatgaaccatctcattcaaactcatgttcagTAGTAATTATCGTACGCCTGCCATCAATGAAGTGATCCTGattaatcccaaataaagatcagctgctttggtaggattttcttgacatcttaaTTTCATccaactgctgaagccatggtccataAAGAGCTTGCAAAGCATGTACATGACCTCATTGTCGAAAGGTTTTGATCAGCAGATGggtacaacatttttttttacaaaacattggtaacaaagaacaggatgtcctgccaaacaaaacaagacacaaaAACTTATCAGAGAGGCTTCCAAGAGACCAACAGCAACATTATAGGCCATCCACTTAAAGAAAACCATTTGTATGCCTGCTCATTCATCCAactatccaatcagccaatcatgtggtaaCTGGTCAGTTGAAGACCTGAAAAAGACGAGGTGATGTTTGTCCAATCTTCACAGGTTCAGTGAGCCTGGGCCTCAGATTACAattcttggctgacaggggAGTGGAACTCTGTTTTGCACtctgatgcttttctgctcaccatggttgtaaagagtgttttttttttttttttttttttcatatcaacaaaatgtttttctgccagtaaAACcgttcactggatgtttttttccaccAAATTCTATTATGGACTGTTTATGTGTCAAAAACCCAGAAgattagcagtttctgaaatactcaaagcagcccatctggaacaacaacaaaaaaaaatgacctgGTCACTGAGACTATGGTcacatttttctccattctgatttctGAATGTCTGTGAACATTCACTGACCtgaatctgcatgattttatgcattgcactgctgcaacatgattggttgacaggatacaggtgttcctattaaagtgtccAGTGAGTATATGCATCAAAGTCAatacatatttaatttattgctTTTAACAGCCAAATCAGGATGATTTTATAGCAGAATTTTATGTAAGTTAATTAATGAACGCCAATCTACAGTACAGATACATTAAATCAATTTCTAGCATGTTAATGGGAAATGGCATACAGATTATGCTAACACTAGGCAGCATGTCTATGGAAACTATTAGAGTTGTAcctatttattttatgtaatcaTGTTAGGGACCAGGGAAGGCCGATACCAAGCGAGCCCTTGATTGCGGCTGTGGGATTGGCCGGGTGTCGAAAGGGGTTCTGTTTCCTGTATTTGAAACCATGGAGATGTTGGACATGATGGAGGAGTTCATTCTTCATGCCCATGAGTGTTACTTGGGTGACTACGCTGACCGTGTGGAGACCTATTACCTGGACAACCTGCAGGATTTCACCCCTCCACTCGATAGATATGATGTCATCTGGATGCAGTGGGTAGcttgtgagtgagtgtatgtctAATTACCCTGTGAAATTGTATGTGGCGCTGCATGGCTCAATTATGAATGCAGGTTTGGTGTCAGTGATTTATAAATCCTGAATTataaacagcttaaaacagCTTTAACATGAATTACATTTGCAGTGTATGAAGAAGAAAATTTTTTAGATGCAGCCAAAAAACATTTCGTGTCTTTGCATTAATGTATCTTCATTTTTTAtcacaagtaaaaaaaagttatgtaacacacacacacacacacacattatatatatatatatatatatatatatatatatatatatatatatatatacacacacacacacacacacacacacacacacacacacacacacacacacacacatatatatatatatatatatatatatatatatatatatatatatatatatatatatatatatatatgatcataaATTGACATgagcaaatgaatgaatgaattctgaatgatcTGTTGTAACTCTACCAGCTTCCTTGGCTGTCTTTGTCCAAAACAGTGATGAAAACAAGTTACTTTTTAATAGTGTATGTATTTATCATAGGTATATGTTGTTGGTTTACATTACTCCATTAAGACACAATGGGCTTAATTTATTAATCTTTCAGTCAATTTGTGagtaaatgtttgcataagccaaaccaaacaaaaaattttTAGCCAGATTTACAAATTAGCAAAGATGCTAATTTTCTTCTtaggattttgcagagtttttttttgtgatcgttgtgtccaaaaacatttgattttgctgtggctttttcaaaatttgtgatgcaacttgcagagtttttttttgtggttttgtgcggaaaactacttgaattggcgatttttgcaattgttttgcctttcgcagtgatgtttgttggtaaatgggactttttagctgtactcatgttggATGCACATGACTTGAAGAAAGCTTTGGTTGAATGTGCGTTGTAATGTTGGTAATAACAAAAAATCGCaggctcctcagaatattgcggagtttgcttgattttgcattaaattctgcaatcgcaaaatcgcAAAAGCCTGTCCTCTTACTCACATGTTTGCGCGTTCCTTACTCACATCTATGCCAGTTAAAATATGTAAtagaatataatattaatactaataagcAAGCGTTAAATCTTCCATCAGCTgaggcatttgtttatggaTTACGGCTCTGCGCAAACATTTATACGCCATTTATAATGCTTTAAACATAACACAAATAAGCAGTTTAAACTCCACACTATTTTCCAGATGTAAAACTGGAGTAATCTGTACAAATGATATAATTTGAAGTCGATCATGTTGAGGTTTACATTACACCCAGGAGCATTACACTTAGGATATGAACGTTTTTCCAAATTTACAGGATTTTTATGAAGACCAAATTTCTTGTGAAAGCTCTCATACGAACGATTTATGAATAAGTCTgtttgtatccagcttgataaatgaggcccagagTTGGTCACTGGTGCCTGTCATAACATGACACTCACATATGATCAACGCAATTTTCTTGCGGAATTCCACACTCTGTTAAGTTGATAAAATAATCTGTGATTATTAGATTTTCTAATTATGTAAATTGGAATGTAAGGCCAAATATGTAAAGCTCTTCATTTACATTATGTACTATGGCCAGGTCACCTGACAGATAGAGATCTGCTGGAATTCTTGAGGCGAGCAAAGGAGAGCCTTAGGCCCAATGGGGTCATCATTATAAAGGATAACATGGCACGGCAGGGCTGTAGACTGGACCCTGTTGACAGCAGTCTCATCCGCCATCTGGACATCATGAAGAGCATTATCCAAAAGGCTGGCCTCACCATCCTGGACATGCAGAAGCAGGAGGGCTTCCCTGACATCATTGTGCCCGTGTGGATGATTGCCATGCAGTGAGCTGGCACTATGTCAGTATTTCACGGAAAGCACTGTAAACATGACAGGTAGGGCTTTATAAATGAAGAATTCATAGTACAATAACCACACAAACCAATATCACAGTTTTCAGAAAatgggatagatagatagatagatagattttttattGTCGTTGTTTTAAAAACAACGTTGAGCAGCTCTTAAGGATTGGTAATAAACACATAATAgcaaaacataaataacaataaagatACCCACAGTGAGGTGATATGTACACAGTAGTGCAAAACGAAGGTAATGTAAAGTAAAgtgttggggggtgggggtgggggtgggggggctaTTGCATGGTTTACTCCACCTCAGTCTTAGgtaggggagggaggggaggaggatttacacatttgattgCCTGTGGGaagaaacagattttttattatCTGCTTGGACTTTCACTGTGAATGCATTATTTTGTGTTGGTTAGGAAAATCGGCATGTTTTTAAATGGCTTATATTTTGTAGAAATAACATCTACAAATAACATTTGTGTCCCATTGTTAAACCTATAATGTGATTGATTGTAGAGCTATACCTTTATGTCATCACACCCATACTTTCTAACATCTGATCATCTGAAGACCTACAATTATTgaattcctttttttattacatgccattataatgaaattatttaaattaaattcagcTTAACTGATAAGATGTCCATTTCACTACAAAATGTTTAACATTCCTTTGTGAGTAACTTGTGAAGATGTCATTAATTATTGAAGGCTGTCTTGGCCTTTTTTTGGTTCTGTTTATGATGCAATATTTCCAAGCACTTGTCacagtaaataacactttatctatcatttaaaatttgctccattcaacagaaatgtttaaaTCCCAAAACAATGGCAGCCTCGTACTGTAAGTTCTTAAAATATTCCGAATTTTGTCACTGAAATCTGCAGAATGTGTCCGTGGTCATGTAAGCTTTGTGATCATGAATTAACAGCTCATACTGGAATATTTGTccattataaaaatgtaaaacctAACTAAAACGAACTTGATCTGTGCTTACAATTGTTTGGTTTAATTTGTTGTTGATTATAAATTACTAAATCAAAATAAGGACGTAGTAAATCAAAATAAtgacagcaataaaaaaaaaaatcacaattccGTATGTTTGAGATATAGATGGGtgtaaattataattattaatttatataagttaattataattttgtataattttgacATTAGAAatatttactactactaccactactactgctactaattattattattattattattattattattattattagaagaagaagaagaagtagaagaagaagaatgtctGTCTTTGAcaataaagaacaaaaattatgcaaaaataatgcaagttaattttgtacatttatttgtgcAACATACATACAACATAACATTTTGACTAAAAAATAAAGAACGATAGAAAATAACAACCACAAATAATTGCTCTTGACCCCAAGATTGTCTTTTCTTCAAGCTAATAAGTAATTAAAATCCACCCCAAAAGCCCACAGTGACGACCCGAAagtattctgtttttgtttcccaAGCCATAGCAAAGACCACAGTGTTTAGGTAAATGACTCTCAGATGGTTTCTTTAATGTGGAGGATTCGTGTGGAATTGTTCATGCTCTCCACAGAGAGGCTCCTTTGTATATCTGCTTTGGAGCTTGTCCAGTCCTGTCAGTTCTCATCTGCATAAAGAGCATCATGGCGTCGCCTCTAATGTTTTGGCGCAAGTCAAAAACCTCCAAAGGTTCCTCCTTCTCATGAATGGATGGTCTgtcgagattttttttttttttaaagctttcacGGCATGACATGTAGTCGGATGTCTAGATGCTGTTCAGTTCCGCTGTGCGTGAACGAAGCTGTTTCTCTTCTAATACCTCTCACACACAAGCCTTTCTGAGAAAAATCTTTTTCATCTTACAACATCCTCAGGCCTTAAGCTGGGTTCCTGCTGGATAATATATGAACAAACAGCTGCCACATATTCAGAAATGGTTAGCGTACCTGGCAATCTGTACTATCAGCTCTAATCTAACTCACTTTTGTAGCTGGCAGCCTGGCAGCTATTAAGAGGAGTACCATTAATAAATCCAGTCATATTAGCAGTGAATTGGGTTTCAGTCCAGGTAAAGAGCCAAATCTTATACCAACAGCACCAGCATTTCCAACTTTTCCAGAATTCCACAAGACAGTTCATTTGAAAAGAAATGTATGGTAGGACTTAGGATGAGACGAAGGGTTAGTAATGCTTTTCTTACACTGcaaaattctttttaaaatatcttgaatattgtcacatgtatctagtatttcttattcTTGTCTTGTACTAGGACAGGGACTCTAGTCTTGTACTATTGGCAGAAAATTTAGCTacttaagcatttatttctaaaagatAAGCACATTTATAttccaatagaataagaaaatttagagcttgaaattagtaaaaaacaaaacaaaaatacatttaataatccACTTTAAGACATTTCAGTTTGGTTAAACTTAGAAATGAAAGTTCACCTACTGCCTTAATAACGTGAGTTTTTAACTCACCTTTGTTTACACtcaaaaagtttcattttacaAGTTTTACAAGTCAAGACAATAGAGTACTTTATGtttaatttttgaaaacttATAAACTTGACTTCAATGTCCAAAACTTGTGATGACAATTGGAGTTAAAAAGAAGAATGGGACtatcatgttttacagtgtacattAGTTTCATTGTAATCTCAGGTTAGGAAGCACTAGAGGACTTTGACAATATATTCAAGATTCTTTAACTTGGTAAGATGTAACTGTTTGCGGTGTACAATTTAAATAATGCGAAATCAATAGAATTTCATGTTCAAACTTCTAGGAACTGTGAACATGAGATCAGGTTGTTCCAGCACTTGAGTACACACTACTTAAATCGTACCATTCTATAGTCAAGGTAAAATTGTAAATACATTCTCAGAACATAGGTATCAAGCTGTACCATTTCTTGAAACCCTCAAAGGTAAGTTCTTTGTGTATTTGgtataaatgtttcatttatttatacacaaaattGGATCTTAAAGACAAAAGTTGTACCTGAAATGAATGTTAAAGGGACACTACCATCACTTTCCCTGGTCAAATTTGAATtctgttaatgttaataaaaatatctTTCATGGCTCGATAGAAACGGATTTTATGAAGTGAACCGTTACATTATCATTAATTGGCCACACCACTTAACAAATTTGGTAAACCTATGCCCAACAgtgattatttcttttttttgctgtgttgTAACATAAAATTTAAGTATATTAGAATGGGATTTTGAAGAGACTATCTGCagaaataaaattcaataaagTATTTAGATGTCCtcagaattattattttaaaaaaaaaagtctaaaaactGTTTTTCACAGGCAGTTCCTTGGTCTGAGCTGATCTGCAATTTTAATTGTGAGACTTCCCAAAGTCAGAGATATTTATTGTGCAAGAATACAATTGGATGCAGGTGGATTCAAAATGAACACATGTACCCTGTTTAATTGAGTAATTTAGATGAGTTTATTCACCCACCTTTCTTTTTGCGATCTAAATTAGAACCGGTATTCAATTTTCTTGCGCACTTGAACTAAACATGTTAAACAGGGTACACCTGTGTTAATTTTAAATCCACCTGCGTCCAATTGTATGCTTGCTCAATAAATATCCTTGACTTTGGGAAGTCTCACAGTTAAAATGGCAGATCAGACCAGACCAAGAAACTGCCTGTGAAGCTTCAAGATGAAGTTGTTAGGAGGAAAAAAAGCTGGAGAAGGTTATTAAAACATCAACAAAGCTTTGAACATTCCTAGGAGAACTATGAAAgcctttaaaataaagaatatggCACAGCCCAGACACTACCAAGGAGTTACAGAGCTCACTGGCTGATATAGAAGAACCTGTGCAGACTTCAACAATATCATCAGCTCTTCACAGATCTGGCCTCTATGGGAGAGTGATCAGAAGGAAGCCACTTTTGAGAAAGGCCATGTTAGAAAACCTGAGAGCTTTTGGAAAAAGAtttttgtggtctgatgagactaaGTTGAGATATTTGGTTTAAagccaaagcataatgtttggCGCAAACCATATACAGTCCAACATCCAGGTAACACTATTCCTATGATCAAGCACGGCGATTTGGGGTTGCGTTTGAGCAGGTTGATTTGGAAAGCCTGTTGGCATCAGGCAACATGGATGGAGCCAAATAGAAGTAAACTGTTGATGAGAACCTGTTCCAGTCAGCCAGATATCTGCATTTGTTCCAACAACACAATGAACCAAAGCACAGAAGAAGGTttgtgttttggaatggccaagtcaaagcccagacataattgagaatctgtggcatGACTTGAAAATTGTTGTCCACCAAAATACATTTTGGAGGCTCTGTATTTTTGCTTTTGATGCACAGTTGGTAATTGGTGCTTGGTGAAATCTCTATCTACTGAAACTCTGCATTTAACGACAGATTACAGGGGTCTGAATCAGCAAACAGTGCACAATAAACAtttttgatttatatttatattaacatttcttgatttataaagtatatttaaaacaacagatgttgaaaccaaagtgctgtacaagaaatataaaacagaattaaaacaaaGAGTAAACAAAAACCAAAGATAAGACTGATGAAAAATTTACACCCTCAATTAAAACATAAACAATACAAATAAGTCTTCAAATaggatttaaacacagaaatggaaatggaagATCTGATGTGGAGAGGAAGACTATTCCAAAGCCTAGGAGCAGCCACCGAGAAAGCCCGGTCGTCTTTAACCTTAAAACGTGAACGAGGAACTGAGAGTAGTAATTGACTGGATGATCGAAGGTGTCTTGAAGCATTGTACGGGGTGAGAAGATCACAAATATACTGTGGAGCAAGTCCatgcaaagctttaaaaacaaaaagcaacatTTTAAATTCAACACGGAACTTGACCAGTGAAGAGGAGCGAGCTGAGGGGTAATGTGCTCACGGTTGTTAGGGCCAGTCAGTAATCTGGCTGCCGCATTTTGTACCTATTGCAAACGATCAATAATTGTTGTAGAAGAAGAATTTCTTCTAACACGAGAGTTCTCCTTTGAACTTAAGAAATCCAGTAGGTTTTTTAAAAGTCATGTTATGCAGTCTGAATTGGATGCAGCTGTTTCTCCTCGTGTATTGCAGTAGAACTCAGGCAATAAGCTCATATAACTGGAGGCTGTCCTATTCCTGGGGAACTCAATCCCTTCCTGCCAAGGGACAAATCAGGGGTAAGGTTTCTAGGGATATTATGTCATGGACACTTCACTATAAATGATCATAAGGAATAGTCTTGGTGATTTGGAGTTGGCTACTGtggtcataaacacacactgcatgctGCCTAGGGAAAGCATTTATCCTTATACTCCTTGTCAGCTGAAATCTTTTTACTGAACTCTTCTCACAACAGATACTTCATTTCTGCATCGCTTTCTCCTGAATCAGGTTCTATGGAGAAGAGTAATTTCGATAAAGAGATGTTCATTACTGGATGCAGTTACAACAGATCATAGCATGTAGCAATGCTTTAGCTATAAACAGCTCTACTTCAGCTGTTCTAAAACCTGAACTAGCATGCATTTACAGTGCTAAAAATAAAGACGGCGGAGAAAGTTATTTTAGAGCATTGCCTTAGAAGAAGTTTTTAGACATGCCGTTTTTGCTTCCCGAAAGAACCTTACACGATTCTGTACACTAAGTTTTTTTTGCAATTGCCAaaataaactgatttatttttcaccACATGATTGTTTAGTTTTCTGTGGCATCATCAATAATTATTGAAGGTACAATCATCAAGCAGTTCTTTAGATTGGAATTTAGATTCTCACATTTTTTTTGGAGCCAGGGACCTCGTtaagtgtaaaataaattcccCTGATCctctcagtacagatttatgcTTATGCGTAAGACTAGAGATCACAATTCATAATTTTTGACTTTCGActagaaaaaacaaagaaaataccTTCTCATTACGGAATACCTACTCATTCCTACTCGTCTTCTCAACTTTGTGTTCAGATCAACATGGCCGTTCACAGCATCGGCACTAATTACAGcagcacttcttacctttacATGAGTTACACTATAcatataagtatttattttagatcaatcaacatataCACTTGTTatatctataacactgactgtacagttcactgttttgaggaggaaaatatacttGACTTAACACAGTTAGTTGGCTAGTTTGTTGTTAATAGAAGAACATGGAGGCGGCCATATTGAGGTTGGAAATGGCATAATTCCGAGCGCCGATTTCCTTCTTCCGAGGTAAACCAAATACAGTATTATTTCatgaacaaaatacaaattattaaaaaattatagttagactaattatttatatatgcacAGTAATATTCtggcttgtttttttattttattattttttattcctaaACTATCTAACAACAGAACACATTAGACCCaagctgacattatttataggccaaGTTGTTTTTGAATTATTGGGGTTTGGATTAAATTCAAATGCCCTGTCAAACAGAGTAATAACTATGA
The sequence above is drawn from the Ictalurus punctatus breed USDA103 chromosome 25, Coco_2.0, whole genome shotgun sequence genome and encodes:
- the ntmt2 gene encoding N-terminal Xaa-Pro-Lys N-methyltransferase 2 is translated as MDFRRTHQAFRERWEKTDDKMCKNSMSFHLHSTLRQEFFASYLYLLEQIPLVKLYAVTCEFIMGEKQFYYRAQNFYRDVPASEEGMMGGFVEISEVDLEGSRQFLKNFVGPGKADTKRALDCGCGIGRVSKGVLFPVFETMEMLDMMEEFILHAHECYLGDYADRVETYYLDNLQDFTPPLDRYDVIWMQWVACHLTDRDLLEFLRRAKESLRPNGVIIIKDNMARQGCRLDPVDSSLIRHLDIMKSIIQKAGLTILDMQKQEGFPDIIVPVWMIAMQ